A genomic window from Anaerolineales bacterium includes:
- a CDS encoding glycosyltransferase family 39 protein, with translation MILFLCLAVFFTASAVAWGIFEAMPHLEDEHANLFQARVFASGSVAAPAPPDSDAFLVPFAIVHDGIWFGKYTPGYPLVLALGVLLGAPWAVNALASALALFGAFLLGRDLFDADCGLLAAALGAVSPAFILLSGSLLPHPVTMAALVFFAWAFLSARRPASSHPLRYAVLAGFALGLAVLARPWTALAVALPFIGITLCDGIRAIGRNTLCPYIRIYFPLVAVCLTVCSLLPLYNYAVTGSPFTNTYTLWWAYDTVGFGPGIGRGDGHSPALALLNAGLDLAAFQTALTGWPAPGGFPLVVLPLAAGLLFAPRGRRDLLLLLPPLALILAHLAYWARAGEFFGGRYYSEGMPFLWLLAARGLLKFSAGKWRLRLVQAALPLFLLWSVAFQIEPRFLRGYGLYDISRAGSDSVSAAGLRNAVVFVRRKAWTDYAAFSWLNDPYLDGDVVFARDLGPEKNTQVMQAFPGREAYYYDPAANENPLMPAETP, from the coding sequence ATGATCCTGTTCCTTTGCCTGGCGGTCTTCTTCACGGCCTCCGCCGTGGCCTGGGGCATCTTCGAGGCCATGCCGCACCTCGAGGACGAGCACGCCAACCTCTTCCAGGCCCGGGTCTTCGCCTCCGGATCGGTCGCCGCGCCGGCGCCGCCCGACTCGGACGCGTTCCTCGTCCCCTTCGCCATCGTCCACGATGGAATCTGGTTCGGCAAATACACGCCCGGTTACCCGCTCGTCCTCGCGCTCGGGGTCCTGCTCGGCGCGCCGTGGGCGGTGAACGCGCTGGCTTCGGCGCTCGCCCTGTTCGGCGCGTTCCTACTCGGGCGGGACCTGTTCGACGCGGATTGCGGCCTGCTGGCCGCCGCGCTCGGCGCGGTTTCGCCGGCTTTCATCCTGCTATCCGGCTCCCTTCTGCCCCACCCCGTCACCATGGCGGCGCTCGTCTTCTTCGCCTGGGCCTTCCTAAGCGCCCGCCGTCCCGCGTCGTCCCATCCCTTGCGCTACGCCGTTCTCGCCGGCTTCGCCCTCGGACTGGCCGTCCTCGCCCGCCCGTGGACCGCGCTGGCGGTCGCTCTGCCGTTCATCGGTATCACGCTGTGCGACGGGATCCGGGCGATAGGGCGCAACACGCTGTGCCCCTACATTCGGATCTATTTTCCGCTCGTGGCCGTTTGTCTGACGGTCTGTTCGCTGCTCCCGCTTTACAATTACGCCGTCACCGGATCCCCCTTCACAAACACCTACACCCTCTGGTGGGCGTACGATACGGTCGGTTTCGGGCCCGGAATCGGACGCGGGGACGGCCATTCCCCCGCCTTGGCCCTGCTCAACGCCGGATTGGATCTGGCCGCCTTCCAAACCGCGCTCACTGGCTGGCCGGCGCCGGGCGGATTCCCGCTGGTCGTCCTCCCGCTGGCCGCCGGGTTGCTGTTTGCCCCCCGCGGCCGGCGCGATCTGCTTCTCCTGCTCCCGCCGCTGGCGCTGATCCTGGCCCACCTCGCCTACTGGGCGCGGGCCGGTGAATTTTTCGGCGGCCGCTATTATTCCGAGGGCATGCCGTTCCTGTGGCTGCTCGCGGCGCGCGGCCTGCTCAAGTTCTCCGCCGGAAAATGGCGTCTGCGCCTCGTCCAAGCCGCCCTGCCGCTGTTCCTCCTGTGGAGCGTCGCGTTTCAGATCGAGCCGCGCTTCCTCCGCGGTTACGGCCTCTACGACATTTCCCGCGCCGGCTCCGATTCCGTCTCCGCCGCCGGTTTGCGCAACGCCGTGGTGTTCGTCCGCCGAAAAGCTTGGACGGACTACGCGGCATTCTCCTGGCTGAACGACCCCTATCTGGACGGGGACGTGGTCTTCGCGCGCGATTTGGGTCCGGAAAAAAATACGCAGGTTATGCAGGCCTTCCCCGGCCGGGAGGCGTATTACTACGATCCGGCCGCGAACGAAAATCCGTTGATGCCCGCGGAAACGCCCTAG